One Aegilops tauschii subsp. strangulata cultivar AL8/78 chromosome 2, Aet v6.0, whole genome shotgun sequence genomic window, CTATTCTCTCATGATGGGCACAAAAACGAAACATCTTGGACACAACATCCCACTGTGAAAATGAGAACACTCCTCTCTTCCAAAGGGTGGGCAGAAACCATAGCAAGACTAGTAAAGCAATAGTAAGTGGTGGTAGTACAATTAACAGCAAGGTTGACAGATGGTGCTTTGTTTTAGTCGTTGAAGCCGAGATGCCAGGACAAAGTGGTGGCGAAAACTGTAGGTGGGTGACCATGATTGCATCAAAACCGGTATCAGAGTCCGGTGGTACTGGCGCGGAGTAATTTGAACATAGTGCTTTGTTGCCATCCAAAAGTACTGTGGTAGAATTCTCAAAGATCCCACTTGTAGGAACAGCCCCTTCCAATTTGTTGTAAGATAGATCAAGTTGCTCCAGCATACTAAGGTACCCAAAGAATTCAGGAACGGCACCAGATAAGGCATTGTGAGAAAGATTAATCTGCTGGGTCGATCTTAGGAAATTCCAGTTTTCTGGAATTTCTCCATCAAACTTGTTTACTTCCATGTGAAGGGATGTTGGACCAGTACTaacaccagcaccaagtttcccTGGCAGTTTCCCAGTGAGATTGTTGTGTGAGAAGTCCAGACTTAAGGAGAATGGAGAGTTAGCAAAGAGTTCGACTGGTATTGACCCACTGAGATTGTTTCGAGACAAGTTGAGTTCAAGAAGTCCCTTGCACTGACCTAAACTACCATGTATGTTACCAGTCAAGTTGTTATCATCAAGATAAAGCTTGCCTAGTTGAGTAATGTCACCAACTGAGCGAGGGATCTGACCTGATAATTTGTTCTTTGACAGATTTAGGATATATAGGTTTTGCAGCTTGCCAATGGTAGAAGGTATGCTTCCAGAAAGAAAATTGCTTTCCATCATAAGTGAAGTGAGATTAACAAGATTGCTAATCTCAACAGGTATGGAGCCTGAAATTTGGTTTGACCCAAGCGATAAATCTTCTAGCCTCCTGGAAAGATTGACAATCGATGTAGGTAGGCTGCCATTCAAAGCATTCCCTTCCAAGGATAACCTTGTCAGTTGGGTGCAATTTGCTAGAGATCTAAGAAATGACCAGTCATGTGCTTCTAGGAAGTTGCTCCCCAAAACTAACTGACGCAAGTTTGCCAACGGACCAAGAGATGGCACAGAGCCATGCAACGAGTTGTTGGAAAGATCAAGTATTTGAAGATTTAACATTTTGGCTAGTGAAGCAGGGATCAGGCCCTCCAGCCTGTTGCTTCCCAGAATTAGGGAATGGAGGTTTGGCAGCGAGTAACCAATTTGAGATGGTATCTGTCCAACAAGGGCATTGCTGCCTACACTAAAGTACTTGagtgatgtcatgttgtaaagAGACAACGGGACACTCCCTGATAAACTGTTGGAACTTAGATCAAGCTCAAGCAGTTTTGTAATGTGACTCAAAGTCTCTGGAATTAATCCCGATAACCTATTTTGGCCGAGTAATATAGAAGTGAGGGATGAAACATTTCCTAATGAAGGAGGTATGCTTCCAGAGAGGAAGTTTCCTGTCAGGCAAAGAAATCTGAGAGCTGTGGCTTCATGGAAAGGTGGGATGGCACCAGTGAAAGAATTCATCTGGAGATCAACCATAGTAAGCTCAGATGAGTTATCAAACAAAGTAGAAGGGATCTCTCCAGAGAGGCTATTACGTGACAGTATAAGTGTGCTCAGTGTGGATCTACTGGCCAATGAGAGAGGGATACCACCGCTAAGCGTGTTGTTTGCAAGATTGACATAGCTAAGAGAATTGCTAGCGCCTAAGGAAATAGGGATGTTACCTTGAAGACTGTTGCCGGCAAGATTCAGCGTATGGAGGTTTGGAAGCTTACCCAACTCTTCTGGGATGGTTCCTGACAGATGATTATCGGCAAGGTTCATCCACGATAGAAGAGCCAAGTTGCCTAGGCATCCAGATAATTGCCCACTGAGTTGCACAGAGCTGAGGTTAAGAGAGACCACCCGGGGTGGAAACGTTGTGCTGCAGCTGACCCCTCTCCATCTGCAAAAGTTTAGCGAGTCATTGCTCCATGAGTCTAGTGTGCCATGGGCATAAGAGTTGATGCCGGACTTAAAGCAAAGGAGGGCCTGGCGGTCGATCTCAGATACGTTTGCTTGTGCTGCTGCTATTGGTGTGGTGATGAAGAGGGGAAGGATTAGCAAAATACAGAGTGGAGAGGCATGATATCTAGAGTTTACAGGAAGTGGATGAACCAAGAACTACAAGAACCTGAGAGTGCTTGCTGCTTCGGATGGAGCCTGGACGATCTTGTGTGTAAGATTAGCTCTTTTGAAGGATTTGTCTGCCAGAAGCTATGTTTGACTAAGTTGACTTGACTTGGTACAGGATTGGCGGTTGTCTCATTCAGACTTTTGCAAGAAAATGTGATGCAATGCAAGGGTAAAGAAAAGTTGAAGAGTGGAACAAAGACTTTTGCAAGAAAACGTGTGCAGGCTGAGTTATGGACCGTGACCAGTTGAATTGCAGTAAGCAAAATATATATAAATTGGAAGAGGAAAAGTGACAATTATTTTGACAGCGACACAAGGATGCTGTTAGACTAGTCCTGGCTCATACCATGATTGTAAGCTGCAGAGCACACATCAAACAAACAGGATGAGCAAACCAAGTCATTGACCGATGCTGGAGTCGTTAGAACACATAAACAAACCTGAACCACTCAAAGTGATTAGACATTTCTTCACAGAGCAAACTGATTCAGAATTACAATTCCATGATGAACCAACATGCTTCATAACTGAATCTGAATGGGGGTAACGTAGCACGGAACAATGGAAAATTTGTAGGTAACTAGCACTTCGTCCAATTTAGCACGGGAAATTGGGAATCTAGCTGCAGGACTTACCGCATACAGGGCACTTGTGTTGGCTCTCTCGTCTGTCTTCCACGCCGCCGAAGCGAGGGCTGGCCTGCCAAGGAAATGGCTGCTGGGGTTCGACTCTCCGAggtgcgaggcggaggaggccgtgGGAGAGAGCGAATCCGTCGAGCCGCGTGCTACGCATCCGCCGCCTCGATGCTCGCGCGGGGAGGCAAGTGGTGGCGTCGTCACCGAGCCGCACGGGCTCGGGAGGTGGCGGCCGCGCGTCGAGGCGGCGAGGAACTGCCGGAGGCCTTCGATGCCGGCGGCGGCCGGGGAGGAGGCAAGCGGGCGCGGCGAACGGCGGGGGAGTCGCCGGAGGCTCAGAGCCTCACACCGTCGTCAGGTAACGGAGTCCGAGCACGAAGATCCAACGGCTGACAGTGCATCTTCGAGTTTACTGTTACATTTGTGCAGGTGTTGCTACCGTCACATTTCAGACAATTTTTTTCTTTCGAAGAAACATTTTAGCAACTACCAGAGCCAGAAATGAACGCGAGTACAAAAAGACGAAGTAAAATCGATCATACTAGATTATAATATTTGCTACAATCCTCACTTTTAAAAAAACATCAGATAAATTATAAAAGTTCACCGGAAATACAAAACATCTTTAACATAATAAAACTTACATTAAGATTTCGAGACCATCCAAGGACCATTGCTGCTGTCAGAACGAGCTGCCGACGCGCCGTTGTCGCAAGTTCCCTACCGGATCCGGCTTGACCTTGTCAATAACAACCGGAAAGTCTTCGTGCACGTGCCTGTAAGAACCAGCGTCTTAGAACCGTAGTTGTGGCCGTTGAACCCTTGCATAGATCTCAAACACCTGGCATCAAATCTCGGCGCGCGAGGATAAATC contains:
- the LOC109754310 gene encoding uncharacterized protein isoform X3, coding for MNLADNHLSGTIPEELGKLPNLHTLNLAGNSLQGNIPISLGASNSLSYVNLANNTLSGGIPLSLASRSTLSTLILSRNSLSGEIPSTLFDNSSELTMVDLQMNSFTGAIPPFHEATALRFLCLTGNFLSGSIPPSLGNVSSLTSILLGQNRLSGLIPETLSHITKLLELDLSSNSLSGSVPLSLYNMTSLKYFSVGSNALVGQIPSQIGYSLPNLHSLILGSNRLEGLIPASLAKMLNLQILDLSNNSLHGSVPSLGPLANLRQLVLGSNFLEAHDWSFLRSLANCTQLTRLSLEGNALNGSLPTSIVNLSRRLEDLSLGSNQISGSIPVEISNLVNLTSLMMESNFLSGSIPSTIGKLQNLYILNLSKNKLSGQIPRSVGDITQLGKLYLDDNNLTGNIHGSLGQCKGLLELNLSRNNLSGSIPVELFANSPFSLSLDFSHNNLTGKLPGKLGAGVSTGPTSLHMEVNKFDGEIPENWNFLRSTQQINLSHNALSGAVPEFFGYLSMLEQLDLSYNKLEGAVPTSGIFENSTTVLLDGNKALCSNYSAPVPPDSDTGFDAIMVTHLQFSPPLCPGISASTTKTKHHLSTLLLIVLPPLTIALLVLLWFLPTLWKRGVFSFSQWDVVSKMFRFCAHHERIEVDTVLCHDEKKLKRVSYQDILKATNWFSSLHTISSTCTGSVYIGRFKSDKRLVAIKVFNLSEPSGCDSYFIECEVLRNTRHRNIMCPVTVCSTLDSQNHEFKALIFKFMVNGSLDRWLHSEQHNGIPGRVLNFGQRICIAADVASALDYVHNQLTPPLIHCDLKPENILLDDDMTARLSDFGSAKFLSPDMFIPESLDDVGGTVGYMAPEYGTGYEISVGADAYSFGVLLLELLTGKRPTDDMFVDGLTLPIFSESMFPERVAEILDPRMGHEEHQVCAEVWTQRYIVPLIALGLSCTVESPRDRPGMKDVCAKLSALRDDFLERHHDD
- the LOC109754310 gene encoding uncharacterized protein isoform X4, translating into MNLADNHLSGTIPEELGKLPNLHTLNLAGNSLQGNIPISLGASNSLSYVNLANNTLSGGIPLSLASRSTLSTLILSRNSLSGEIPSTLFDNSSELTMVDLQMNSFTGAIPPFHEATALRFLCLTGNFLSGSIPPSLGNVSSLTSILLGQNRLSGLIPETLSHITKLLELDLSSNSLSGSVPLSLYNMTSLKYFSVGSNALVGQIPSQIGYSLPNLHSLILGSNRLEGLIPASLAKMLNLQILDLSNNSLHGSVPSLGPLANLRQLVLGSNFLEAHDWSFLRSLANCTQLTRLSLEGNALNGSLPTSIVNLSRRLEDLSLGSNQISGSIPVEISNLVNLTSLMMESNFLSGSIPSTIGKLQNLYILNLSKNKLSGQIPRSVGDITQLGKLYLDDNNLTGNIHGSLGQCKGLLELNLSRNNLSGSIPVELFANSPFSLSLDFSHNNLTGKLPGKLGAGVSTGPTSLHMEVNKFDGEIPENWNFLRSTQQINLSHNALSGAVPEFFGYLSMLEQLDLSYNKLEGAVPTSGIFENSTTVLLDGNKALCSNYSAPFSPPLCPGISASTTKTKHHLSTLLLIVLPPLTIALLVLLWFLPTLWKRGVFSFSQWDVVSKMFRFCAHHERIEVDTVLCHDEKKLKRVSYQDILKATNWFSSLHTISSTCTGSVYIGRFKSDKRLVAIKVFNLSEPSGCDSYFIECEVLRNTRHRNIMCPVTVCSTLDSQNHEFKALIFKFMVNGSLDRWLHSEQHNGIPGRVLNFGQRICIAADVASALDYVHNQLTPPLIHCDLKPENILLDDDMTARLSDFGSAKFLSPDMFIPESLDDVGGTVGYMAPEYGTGYEISVGADAYSFGVLLLELLTGKRPTDDMFVDGLTLPIFSESMFPERVAEILDPRMGHEEHQVCAEVWTQRYIVPLIALGLSCTVESPRDRPGMKDVCAKLSALRDDFLERHHDD
- the LOC109754310 gene encoding uncharacterized protein isoform X1, with translation MRWRGVSCSTTFPPRVVSLNLSSVQLSGQLSGCLGNLALLSWMNLADNHLSGTIPEELGKLPNLHTLNLAGNSLQGNIPISLGASNSLSYVNLANNTLSGGIPLSLASRSTLSTLILSRNSLSGEIPSTLFDNSSELTMVDLQMNSFTGAIPPFHEATALRFLCLTGNFLSGSIPPSLGNVSSLTSILLGQNRLSGLIPETLSHITKLLELDLSSNSLSGSVPLSLYNMTSLKYFSVGSNALVGQIPSQIGYSLPNLHSLILGSNRLEGLIPASLAKMLNLQILDLSNNSLHGSVPSLGPLANLRQLVLGSNFLEAHDWSFLRSLANCTQLTRLSLEGNALNGSLPTSIVNLSRRLEDLSLGSNQISGSIPVEISNLVNLTSLMMESNFLSGSIPSTIGKLQNLYILNLSKNKLSGQIPRSVGDITQLGKLYLDDNNLTGNIHGSLGQCKGLLELNLSRNNLSGSIPVELFANSPFSLSLDFSHNNLTGKLPGKLGAGVSTGPTSLHMEVNKFDGEIPENWNFLRSTQQINLSHNALSGAVPEFFGYLSMLEQLDLSYNKLEGAVPTSGIFENSTTVLLDGNKALCSNYSAPVPPDSDTGFDAIMVTHLQFSPPLCPGISASTTKTKHHLSTLLLIVLPPLTIALLVLLWFLPTLWKRGVFSFSQWDVVSKMFRFCAHHERIEVDTVLCHDEKKLKRVSYQDILKATNWFSSLHTISSTCTGSVYIGRFKSDKRLVAIKVFNLSEPSGCDSYFIECEVLRNTRHRNIMCPVTVCSTLDSQNHEFKALIFKFMVNGSLDRWLHSEQHNGIPGRVLNFGQRICIAADVASALDYVHNQLTPPLIHCDLKPENILLDDDMTARLSDFGSAKFLSPDMFIPESLDDVGGTVGYMAPEYGTGYEISVGADAYSFGVLLLELLTGKRPTDDMFVDGLTLPIFSESMFPERVAEILDPRMGHEEHQVCAEVWTQRYIVPLIALGLSCTVESPRDRPGMKDVCAKLSALRDDFLERHHDD
- the LOC109754310 gene encoding uncharacterized protein isoform X2; translated protein: MRWRGVSCSTTFPPRVVSLNLSSVQLSGQLSGCLGNLALLSWMNLADNHLSGTIPEELGKLPNLHTLNLAGNSLQGNIPISLGASNSLSYVNLANNTLSGGIPLSLASRSTLSTLILSRNSLSGEIPSTLFDNSSELTMVDLQMNSFTGAIPPFHEATALRFLCLTGNFLSGSIPPSLGNVSSLTSILLGQNRLSGLIPETLSHITKLLELDLSSNSLSGSVPLSLYNMTSLKYFSVGSNALVGQIPSQIGYSLPNLHSLILGSNRLEGLIPASLAKMLNLQILDLSNNSLHGSVPSLGPLANLRQLVLGSNFLEAHDWSFLRSLANCTQLTRLSLEGNALNGSLPTSIVNLSRRLEDLSLGSNQISGSIPVEISNLVNLTSLMMESNFLSGSIPSTIGKLQNLYILNLSKNKLSGQIPRSVGDITQLGKLYLDDNNLTGNIHGSLGQCKGLLELNLSRNNLSGSIPVELFANSPFSLSLDFSHNNLTGKLPGKLGAGVSTGPTSLHMEVNKFDGEIPENWNFLRSTQQINLSHNALSGAVPEFFGYLSMLEQLDLSYNKLEGAVPTSGIFENSTTVLLDGNKALCSNYSAPFSPPLCPGISASTTKTKHHLSTLLLIVLPPLTIALLVLLWFLPTLWKRGVFSFSQWDVVSKMFRFCAHHERIEVDTVLCHDEKKLKRVSYQDILKATNWFSSLHTISSTCTGSVYIGRFKSDKRLVAIKVFNLSEPSGCDSYFIECEVLRNTRHRNIMCPVTVCSTLDSQNHEFKALIFKFMVNGSLDRWLHSEQHNGIPGRVLNFGQRICIAADVASALDYVHNQLTPPLIHCDLKPENILLDDDMTARLSDFGSAKFLSPDMFIPESLDDVGGTVGYMAPEYGTGYEISVGADAYSFGVLLLELLTGKRPTDDMFVDGLTLPIFSESMFPERVAEILDPRMGHEEHQVCAEVWTQRYIVPLIALGLSCTVESPRDRPGMKDVCAKLSALRDDFLERHHDD